A window from Lentisphaerota bacterium encodes these proteins:
- a CDS encoding HAMP domain-containing histidine kinase, translating into MTRMDLIRHIVKPKPRHPSLVLQASAILAFAAVAAGLWLVWLHRLQARVAHGEATRSVIAQGDRLMDLLADARTLANSTNLTAPEWRVFGAHVEGLRAAQNELTFVSIRHGGSTVFHREIPDRPAPRPVAEPSRTSVSTLDFPIGPGAATPMMVFTRSVTLPDGSEAIVEVGLNAAVIDATEASASRSIGTLLRFSAVAVAVAFGFCLLLVIAVVRHDLARQAKSRREEHLAFSGVLANGIVHDFRNPMSSVKLDAQMLGREAEREGGPRPERLAELAGRIGRTVERMDQVFKEFLYLARPDREAFETVALEACIRECVETLAPRLEAAGVVIAFQPQSLSVRAAPFALRRALLNVLTNAVQFSPRGGTVEVACAAQSSTVRIDIADRGPGVPPRERERIFEMFVSSRPEGTGLGLFLARTALRKCGGDIIALPRDGGGSIFRITLPSGTETAP; encoded by the coding sequence ATGACACGCATGGACCTGATCCGTCACATCGTTAAGCCCAAACCGCGCCACCCCTCGCTGGTGTTGCAGGCTTCAGCCATTCTTGCGTTTGCCGCTGTGGCGGCAGGCTTGTGGTTGGTCTGGCTCCATCGTTTGCAGGCGCGTGTGGCCCATGGCGAGGCGACCCGTTCGGTAATCGCGCAGGGGGATCGGCTGATGGATCTGCTGGCCGATGCCAGGACCTTGGCGAATAGCACCAATCTGACTGCCCCCGAATGGCGCGTGTTCGGCGCGCACGTGGAGGGTCTCCGTGCGGCTCAGAACGAATTGACATTCGTCTCGATCAGGCATGGCGGATCGACCGTCTTTCACCGGGAGATTCCTGACCGGCCAGCGCCCCGGCCTGTCGCAGAACCCTCCCGCACATCCGTTTCGACCCTCGACTTCCCCATCGGTCCGGGCGCGGCGACGCCGATGATGGTCTTCACGCGATCGGTCACGCTTCCCGACGGCAGCGAAGCGATTGTGGAGGTCGGTCTTAACGCAGCCGTCATTGACGCGACCGAAGCGAGCGCCTCGCGTTCGATCGGCACGCTCCTCCGTTTCTCGGCTGTTGCCGTTGCGGTTGCGTTTGGATTCTGCCTGCTGCTGGTCATCGCCGTTGTCCGTCACGACTTGGCGCGCCAAGCGAAGAGCCGGCGCGAGGAGCACCTCGCCTTTTCAGGCGTTCTGGCCAATGGTATCGTGCATGATTTCCGCAATCCGATGTCCTCGGTAAAACTCGATGCCCAGATGCTGGGCCGGGAAGCCGAGCGCGAAGGCGGACCCCGCCCCGAACGCCTGGCTGAGCTGGCGGGCCGCATCGGACGAACGGTGGAGCGGATGGATCAGGTGTTCAAGGAGTTTCTCTACCTGGCACGACCTGATCGCGAGGCCTTCGAGACCGTCGCGCTGGAGGCGTGCATTCGCGAGTGTGTCGAGACCCTGGCCCCGCGCCTCGAGGCGGCGGGCGTGGTGATAGCGTTCCAGCCTCAATCTTTGAGCGTCCGAGCCGCTCCGTTTGCCCTGCGGCGCGCCCTGCTCAACGTGCTCACCAATGCGGTTCAATTTTCGCCCCGCGGCGGCACGGTTGAGGTCGCCTGCGCGGCCCAGAGTTCAACGGTCCGCATCGACATCGCCGACCGCGGCCCAGGCGTGCCGCCGCGCGAACGCGAGCGCATCTTCGAGATGTTTGTCTCGTCCCGCCCAGAAGGGACGGGTCTCGGGCTCTTCCTCGCCCGCACCGCGCTGCGCAAATGCGGCGGAGATATCATCGCGCTGCCACGGGATGGCGGCGGTTCAATCTTCAGAATCACCCTCCCCTCCGGCACGGAGACTGCGCCATGA
- a CDS encoding sigma-54-dependent Fis family transcriptional regulator → MRRRYHRAATGWRRFNLQNHPPLRHGDCAMKSIILIIEDDPDGARSMIDAAEDAGFATVLAGTAATGLECFREQTPDLVLTDLVLPDYDGIELLARIKRINAAIPVIVMTAYGTVESSVKAMRAGAYDFVIKPLDLDDIQIKLRRAAETSRLRRAVTTLTASARARHTATTMVAESPAMRAVISQIEALADTTATVLIQGESGTGKELVARALHADSRRADAPFVAVNCGALAESMLESELFGHEKGAFTGAFARHAGAFERAEGGTLFLDEIGDAPPSVQVKLLRAIEEREIHRVGGREPFAVNVRIVSASNKDLAGRVTDGAFREDLLYRLNVVTLTLPPLRRRREDIRPLADRFIARATTDHGHDITGIDPAFYARLESYDWPGNIRQLRNVIESAVLLTSGPILRAESLNLPADVPRDPPGEFPMNLTLAAIERLVLEQTLTRCNGNRTFTAEKLGISTRTIQRKIKEHNLPF, encoded by the coding sequence ATGCGGCGGAGATATCATCGCGCTGCCACGGGATGGCGGCGGTTCAATCTTCAGAATCACCCTCCCCTCCGGCACGGAGACTGCGCCATGAAGTCTATTATCCTGATTATTGAAGATGACCCCGACGGGGCACGTTCCATGATCGACGCCGCCGAAGACGCGGGGTTTGCGACCGTGCTCGCCGGAACTGCGGCCACGGGTCTCGAATGCTTTCGCGAGCAAACCCCGGACCTGGTGCTCACCGACCTCGTTCTGCCCGATTACGACGGCATTGAACTGCTGGCCCGAATCAAGCGGATCAACGCCGCAATCCCGGTGATCGTCATGACGGCGTACGGCACGGTCGAATCATCCGTCAAGGCGATGCGCGCTGGCGCCTATGACTTCGTGATCAAGCCGCTCGACCTCGACGACATCCAGATCAAGCTCCGCCGGGCCGCGGAAACCAGCCGCCTGCGCCGTGCAGTCACCACGCTCACCGCCTCGGCCCGCGCCCGTCACACCGCCACGACGATGGTTGCCGAATCGCCAGCCATGCGGGCGGTGATCAGCCAGATCGAGGCCCTTGCCGACACCACCGCGACCGTGCTGATACAGGGTGAATCTGGAACAGGCAAGGAGTTGGTCGCGCGGGCGCTGCACGCCGACAGTCGGCGAGCCGACGCCCCGTTTGTCGCGGTCAACTGCGGTGCATTGGCCGAATCGATGCTGGAATCCGAGCTGTTCGGACATGAAAAAGGCGCCTTCACGGGCGCTTTCGCGCGCCATGCGGGCGCCTTCGAGCGTGCCGAGGGGGGCACGCTTTTTCTCGACGAGATCGGTGATGCGCCTCCCTCTGTTCAAGTCAAGCTGCTCCGCGCCATCGAGGAGCGCGAGATCCACCGCGTCGGCGGGCGCGAACCCTTTGCGGTCAACGTCCGCATCGTCTCTGCCTCCAACAAAGACCTGGCCGGGCGCGTCACCGATGGGGCGTTCCGCGAAGACCTACTTTACCGATTGAACGTCGTCACCCTGACCCTGCCGCCTCTCCGCCGTCGCCGGGAAGACATCCGCCCGCTGGCCGACCGCTTCATTGCCCGCGCCACCACGGACCATGGCCATGACATCACCGGGATCGATCCCGCCTTTTACGCCCGGCTCGAATCCTACGATTGGCCCGGAAACATCCGCCAGCTTCGCAACGTTATCGAGTCGGCCGTCCTGCTCACCTCCGGCCCCATCTTGCGCGCTGAGTCCCTCAACCTCCCCGCAGATGTCCCCCGAGACCCCCCCGGCGAATTCCCCATGAACCTCACGCTCGCGGCCATCGAGCGGCTCGTTCTCGAACAAACCCTCACTCGCTGCAATGGCAACCGCACGTTCACGGCGGAGAAACTCGGCATCTCCACCCGCACCATCCAGAGAAAAATTAAAGAACACAACCTTCCTTTCTAA
- a CDS encoding ABC transporter ATP-binding protein yields the protein MLTVKNLKKSFGPFQAVKGVSFTVNKGEVLGFLGPNGAGKTTTMRMITGFLAPGDGTAEVCGCDIREDPVGAKRCMGYLPENAPSYHAMTVVDFLDFAARIRGYTGSERRDRIDRAIVQARLEGVRQQTIETLSKGYRQRTCFAQAILHDPPVLIMDEPTDGLDPNQKYVVREMIRTMSAEKAIIISTHILEEVDAVCTRAVIIANGSIVANGTPAELKAQDPSGRLDEVFRKLTLTEEEKPSHVRS from the coding sequence ATGCTAACCGTCAAGAACCTGAAGAAGAGCTTCGGCCCGTTTCAGGCTGTCAAGGGGGTGAGCTTCACCGTTAACAAAGGTGAGGTGCTCGGCTTCCTCGGCCCCAACGGCGCAGGCAAAACCACCACGATGCGGATGATCACCGGCTTCTTGGCGCCCGGCGATGGCACAGCCGAGGTCTGCGGCTGCGATATCCGAGAGGATCCGGTCGGCGCCAAGCGGTGTATGGGCTATCTGCCCGAGAACGCCCCGAGTTACCACGCGATGACCGTTGTCGATTTCCTGGATTTCGCCGCTCGCATCCGGGGCTACACCGGATCCGAACGCCGTGACCGAATCGACCGGGCGATTGTTCAGGCGCGTTTGGAAGGGGTTCGCCAGCAGACGATTGAAACTCTCTCCAAGGGGTATCGCCAGCGTACCTGCTTCGCCCAGGCCATCCTTCATGATCCGCCTGTGCTGATCATGGACGAACCCACCGATGGACTCGACCCGAACCAGAAGTATGTGGTCAGGGAGATGATCCGCACCATGTCGGCCGAGAAGGCGATCATCATTTCGACGCACATTCTGGAAGAGGTGGACGCCGTCTGCACCCGCGCGGTGATTATCGCCAACGGCTCGATCGTCGCCAACGGCACTCCGGCCGAGCTGAAGGCCCAGGATCCGTCCGGCCGACTGGATGAGGTGTTCCGCAAATTGACCCTGACCGAAGAGGAGAAGCCCAGCCATGTCCGTTCGTAA